One segment of Arthrobacter sp. MMS18-M83 DNA contains the following:
- a CDS encoding SRPBCC family protein — MAHAENTIIVKRPISDVYVFIANPLNELKWRNGIQSIALESGIAGTVGAIYSQTLTGPGGRPIKGDFEITRAEPGSLLAFQVIAGPARPAGVFHLAEVLNGTRIQFGLDLKTKGLMKLIDRSITRTMLAEVAQLHNLKTALESH; from the coding sequence GTGGCTCACGCCGAGAACACGATCATCGTTAAGCGTCCGATCAGTGACGTCTACGTCTTCATCGCCAACCCGCTCAACGAACTCAAATGGAGGAATGGGATCCAAAGCATTGCCCTGGAAAGCGGGATCGCAGGAACTGTCGGAGCCATCTACAGCCAGACCCTCACGGGTCCAGGCGGCAGACCAATCAAGGGTGACTTTGAAATCACCCGCGCGGAACCTGGCTCCCTCCTCGCATTCCAGGTCATTGCCGGCCCCGCCCGCCCCGCTGGCGTCTTTCATTTGGCCGAGGTCCTGAACGGCACGAGAATTCAATTCGGACTCGACCTGAAGACCAAAGGCCTCATGAAGCTCATCGACCGCTCGATCACGCGGACGATGCTGGCCGAAGTCGCCCAACTTCACAACCTCAAGACCGCCTTGGAATCTCACTAG
- the pepE gene encoding dipeptidase PepE — protein sequence MLDLLLFSNSTNANRSYLDHARDEVAQFLEGVTEVIFVPYALQDHDTYTAKVAEALAAHGMSTRGLHTFDSPEYELAEAHAVFVGGGNTFRLVSQLHRQGLMDPLRTAALSGTRYMGASAGTNIASPTLRTTNDMPIVEPPSFSTLGLVPFQINPHYLDAVPGSTHAGETRETRLSEFLEENDVPVLGLREGAHLRVTGTAGEPNFTAMVGGTAVTPGLGPAITFLKGTLPRETAGDISALFEVPARFDAGLSGPGQDGPVL from the coding sequence ATGCTCGATCTTCTGCTGTTTTCCAACTCGACCAACGCCAACAGGAGCTACCTCGACCACGCTCGCGACGAGGTCGCACAATTCCTGGAAGGGGTCACCGAAGTCATCTTTGTGCCCTACGCCCTTCAGGACCACGACACCTACACCGCGAAAGTAGCTGAAGCGCTGGCTGCCCACGGCATGAGTACCCGCGGGCTGCACACGTTCGACTCGCCCGAGTACGAGTTGGCCGAGGCCCATGCTGTCTTTGTGGGAGGAGGCAATACCTTCCGGCTCGTCTCACAGCTGCACCGGCAGGGACTAATGGATCCCCTGCGGACCGCGGCCCTGTCCGGGACCAGGTACATGGGAGCAAGCGCCGGAACGAACATCGCTTCTCCGACGCTGCGCACCACCAACGACATGCCCATCGTCGAACCCCCAAGCTTCTCGACCCTGGGCCTCGTACCGTTCCAGATCAACCCGCACTACCTGGACGCGGTCCCCGGCAGCACCCATGCCGGGGAAACCCGCGAAACCAGGCTCAGCGAATTCCTCGAAGAAAACGATGTCCCGGTCCTGGGCCTCAGAGAGGGAGCGCACCTGCGGGTCACCGGCACGGCGGGAGAACCCAACTTCACGGCCATGGTCGGCGGCACCGCCGTCACCCCGGGTCTCGGCCCGGCCATCACCTTCCTCAAAGGCACGCTGCCCCGGGAAACAGCCGGCGATATTAGCGCGCTCTTCGAAGTCCCTGCACGATTCGACGCAGGTCTGTCCGGACCCGGTCAGGATGGGCCGGTTCTATAA
- a CDS encoding M23 family metallopeptidase, translated as MGKHHESGRIVDLVLSGKFGRVLSACFLAVLVTFAFGFQGPRLGGPSAGGSLAAGQVEPGMLPADGSTSGAPGAAVQSLSSAPVPAGEKATVSFERSPVQTLDRNGVGNLNVASSSLDRPAAGKLYAPLEVLVPSSPFGLRIDPFTGLPGEFHWGQDFAAGCGALVYAADSGVVRAVGWHPWGGGNRVEIDHGNGLVTTYNHLQGVAVAKGQSVRVGEVIARVGTTGSSTGCHLHFETILNGVYANPMNWSFLPTRQVDRLGDLAMVSYRPGSVTAASAGSVWSVPGRPPEELVTGGVQEAKVVPPGPSATATATPTGTPTGSPTATATPTPSVTPTPSVTPTATPTGSPTATPTASVTPKPGGTPTPTPTPTVTPTATPTGSPTATPTASVTPKPGGTPTPTGISGTSGTGALATWSGVMPGWPSSPGSVTQSPSPKVQ; from the coding sequence GTGGGAAAGCATCATGAGTCTGGCCGGATCGTTGATCTGGTGCTCTCTGGAAAATTTGGCCGGGTCCTGTCGGCTTGCTTCCTGGCTGTCTTGGTGACGTTTGCTTTTGGCTTCCAGGGCCCGCGCCTGGGCGGGCCATCGGCCGGGGGATCGTTGGCCGCGGGCCAGGTGGAACCCGGCATGCTTCCCGCCGACGGCAGCACCTCCGGTGCGCCGGGGGCTGCGGTCCAAAGCCTGTCCTCGGCTCCTGTTCCTGCAGGTGAGAAGGCCACGGTGTCTTTTGAGCGCTCCCCGGTCCAGACCCTGGACAGGAACGGGGTCGGCAATCTCAACGTCGCGTCGAGTTCCCTTGACCGGCCTGCCGCCGGGAAACTCTACGCTCCGCTGGAGGTGCTGGTTCCGAGCTCTCCCTTCGGGTTGAGGATCGACCCTTTCACGGGCCTGCCCGGGGAGTTCCATTGGGGCCAGGATTTCGCCGCGGGCTGCGGCGCCCTCGTTTATGCGGCTGATTCCGGTGTGGTCCGCGCTGTGGGCTGGCATCCGTGGGGCGGCGGGAACCGGGTGGAGATCGATCATGGAAACGGGCTGGTCACCACGTACAACCATCTGCAGGGGGTCGCGGTGGCCAAGGGGCAGTCGGTCCGGGTGGGCGAGGTGATCGCCAGGGTGGGAACCACGGGGTCCTCGACGGGCTGTCACTTGCACTTTGAGACGATTCTCAACGGCGTCTATGCCAACCCGATGAACTGGTCTTTCTTGCCGACCAGGCAGGTTGACCGGCTCGGGGACCTTGCCATGGTCAGTTACCGGCCGGGTTCTGTAACGGCGGCCTCGGCGGGGTCTGTGTGGTCCGTCCCCGGCAGGCCCCCCGAGGAGTTAGTGACCGGCGGGGTGCAGGAGGCGAAGGTCGTGCCGCCGGGCCCGTCTGCTACGGCCACGGCGACCCCGACTGGGACACCCACCGGCAGTCCGACGGCGACGGCGACGCCGACGCCCAGCGTGACGCCGACGCCCAGCGTGACGCCGACAGCGACGCCGACCGGGTCACCCACCGCGACGCCGACAGCCAGCGTGACCCCAAAGCCCGGCGGGACGCCGACGCCGACGCCCACGCCCACCGTGACGCCGACAGCGACGCCGACCGGGTCACCCACCGCGACGCCGACAGCCAGCGTGACCCCAAAGCCCGGCGGGACGCCGACGCCGACGGGCATATCCGGCACCTCGGGGACAGGTGCCCTCGCGACCTGGTCGGGCGTTATGCCGGGCTGGCCGAGTTCGCCGGGGTCAGTGACACAGTCGCCGTCGCCGAAAGTCCAGTAG
- the nboR gene encoding nicotine blue oxidoreductase, which yields MNDTSLTPTAGVLLAGGAGTRLGLGPKALLPFRGRTLVELLAKALLDGGCHEVVVVLGAGAEEVRRTTDLDGYLVVDNPEWASGMASSFRTGIAAAAHGHNVLVALVDQPGLTPGVVARLLAAHRPGRVTAAGYAEDAINGSAPAKLRRGHPLIIDAALRAEAAESAVGDAGARRFLKAHPGLVDVVDCSDLADGTDVDTKAQLHLLTD from the coding sequence ATGAATGACACCAGCCTCACGCCCACCGCCGGCGTACTGTTGGCCGGCGGCGCAGGGACCCGCCTGGGCCTCGGCCCCAAGGCACTGCTGCCCTTCCGCGGCCGCACTTTGGTGGAATTACTCGCCAAGGCGTTGCTCGACGGCGGATGCCACGAGGTAGTGGTGGTGCTCGGTGCCGGAGCAGAGGAAGTCCGCCGCACCACAGATCTGGACGGATACCTCGTGGTGGACAATCCGGAGTGGGCGTCCGGTATGGCCAGCTCATTCCGGACAGGTATCGCAGCGGCTGCCCATGGCCACAACGTCCTCGTGGCATTGGTAGACCAGCCCGGCCTGACTCCCGGCGTCGTCGCCAGGCTGCTGGCCGCTCACCGACCCGGCCGCGTGACGGCCGCAGGGTACGCGGAGGACGCCATCAACGGCAGTGCACCCGCAAAGCTGCGGCGTGGCCATCCCTTGATCATCGACGCCGCCCTCCGCGCCGAGGCAGCCGAGTCCGCCGTGGGCGACGCCGGAGCTCGCCGTTTCCTCAAAGCCCACCCGGGGCTGGTGGACGTTGTGGACTGCAGCGACCTCGCCGATGGAACAGACGTGGATACCAAGGCACAGCTCCACCTCCTGACCGACTAG
- a CDS encoding MFS transporter, translated as MLQKIGAPKTIMRIALGWGVVSILLAFVREEWQFYALRFLQGAFEAGLQPGVILFLTFWLPAHRRGKAMAIFMSASAMSLMIGSPMAGFIMDSLNGVLDLAGWQWLFIVEGIPSVVVGFAAVFILTNKPINAKWLSTQEKEHVAFELAVENTTLGDRDHSFWSSLCKASTWVLILTFFCIVAGDATLTFYGPSLVKPSALPISPPWAGSCPPSTPAAGLA; from the coding sequence CTGCTCCAGAAGATCGGAGCACCCAAGACAATCATGCGCATCGCGTTGGGTTGGGGAGTTGTCTCGATCCTATTGGCCTTCGTCCGGGAGGAGTGGCAGTTTTACGCCCTCCGATTCCTTCAAGGAGCATTCGAAGCCGGACTCCAGCCCGGCGTCATACTCTTCCTGACCTTCTGGCTCCCCGCCCACCGCCGCGGCAAAGCCATGGCAATTTTCATGTCGGCCTCTGCGATGTCGCTGATGATCGGCTCCCCTATGGCCGGATTCATCATGGACAGCCTCAACGGCGTCCTTGATTTGGCTGGCTGGCAGTGGCTGTTCATCGTTGAAGGCATCCCTTCCGTAGTCGTGGGTTTCGCCGCCGTCTTCATCCTGACCAACAAACCGATCAACGCCAAATGGCTTTCCACCCAAGAGAAGGAGCACGTCGCCTTCGAACTAGCCGTCGAGAACACGACACTGGGCGACCGGGACCACAGCTTCTGGTCCTCCCTGTGCAAAGCCAGCACCTGGGTGCTGATCCTGACCTTCTTCTGCATTGTCGCCGGTGACGCCACATTGACGTTCTACGGCCCCAGCCTCGTAAAGCCGTCGGCATTACCGATATCACCACCCTGGGCTGGGTCCTGTCCGCCATCTACGCCTGCGGCTGGCTTGGCATGA
- a CDS encoding IclR family transcriptional regulator codes for MTSSPQPLPGADAQSPLQTVDRALGILLSFNEFRTDWGVLELAETFGLTKSSAQRLLASLAAQGFLRADSWTRRYSLGPAMWRMASLWERTGGLARLADTVLTRLSQETTKTTLFAIPDGAYVRCIAAIDGLHGPLRANPLIGDLYPAHAGATSRSYFAFLSPAERRNLLQGRPHPRYSEHTEVDEQRLEALFDQTVTDGYAFSQGEYDPSTRALAVPVLLGHRPVGSLSISESKVQQDGTDLMDFLPQLLAAAQELSDLLSNKTAAPQRNWRHGKSLSNQTRSRTKA; via the coding sequence ATGACATCGTCCCCGCAACCCCTTCCAGGCGCCGATGCGCAGTCCCCGCTCCAGACTGTTGACCGCGCCCTGGGGATCCTCTTGTCCTTCAATGAGTTCCGCACGGACTGGGGAGTTCTTGAACTTGCCGAGACCTTCGGACTGACCAAGTCCTCCGCCCAGCGGCTCCTGGCCTCCCTCGCGGCCCAGGGGTTTCTCCGCGCCGACTCGTGGACCCGCCGATACAGTCTGGGGCCTGCCATGTGGAGGATGGCTTCCCTGTGGGAACGAACCGGGGGCCTGGCACGGCTTGCCGACACCGTCCTCACCAGGCTTTCACAGGAAACCACCAAGACCACGTTGTTCGCCATCCCCGACGGGGCCTACGTCAGGTGCATCGCAGCCATCGACGGTCTCCACGGCCCCCTCCGGGCCAACCCCCTGATCGGAGACCTGTACCCGGCCCATGCCGGGGCCACCTCGAGGTCATATTTCGCGTTCCTCAGTCCCGCCGAGCGACGGAACCTGCTCCAAGGCAGGCCGCACCCAAGATACTCCGAACACACCGAGGTCGATGAGCAGCGCCTCGAAGCGCTGTTTGATCAAACAGTCACCGACGGCTACGCCTTCTCCCAAGGTGAATATGACCCCTCCACCAGGGCACTGGCCGTTCCGGTGCTTCTGGGGCATCGCCCGGTGGGTTCCTTGTCCATCTCCGAAAGCAAGGTCCAACAGGACGGCACAGACCTGATGGACTTCCTGCCCCAACTTCTGGCAGCAGCCCAGGAACTCTCCGACTTATTGTCCAACAAGACGGCCGCACCCCAACGGAACTGGCGCCACGGCAAGAGCCTGTCCAACCAAACCCGGTCACGAACGAAAGCTTGA
- a CDS encoding AroM family protein translates to MNDVPPPAAPARTARTLGVITIGQTPRTDLTPELADLLPGVCIAERGALDGLSASEIAELAPVSGDHVMTTRLRDGTAAVVGQEALVRRVQVAILDLQGEVDVLLLACTGTFPEFIHHKPLIEPDHVLAHVLAAVASPTRCVGIICPLAEQEEDAKAKYRALLPGTVALSTAAATPYSTDVASLGVAAKQLRADGAEIIVLDCIGYTARMRSLVVEASGLPVLLARSVAARIAAELLG, encoded by the coding sequence ATGAACGACGTACCACCACCTGCGGCCCCGGCCCGCACCGCACGGACCCTGGGCGTCATCACCATCGGGCAGACGCCGCGGACGGACCTCACCCCGGAACTCGCGGACCTTCTTCCTGGTGTGTGCATCGCTGAACGAGGCGCATTGGACGGGCTCTCGGCGTCGGAAATCGCCGAACTTGCTCCGGTATCCGGAGACCATGTCATGACGACGCGTCTGCGGGACGGGACGGCCGCCGTCGTCGGCCAGGAAGCTCTGGTGAGACGGGTCCAGGTGGCCATCCTGGACCTGCAGGGCGAAGTCGACGTGCTCCTGCTGGCATGCACAGGGACTTTCCCAGAGTTCATCCACCACAAACCACTGATTGAACCGGACCACGTCCTGGCCCACGTGCTGGCCGCCGTCGCCTCGCCGACCCGCTGTGTCGGCATCATCTGTCCTCTGGCCGAACAGGAGGAGGACGCGAAGGCCAAATACCGGGCCCTGCTGCCCGGGACGGTGGCACTCTCAACGGCGGCAGCCACCCCTTATTCCACGGACGTGGCATCCCTGGGGGTAGCCGCCAAACAACTCAGAGCCGACGGCGCCGAGATCATCGTTCTGGACTGCATCGGCTACACGGCACGGATGCGCTCCCTGGTCGTCGAAGCCAGCGGCCTGCCAGTGCTGCTGGCACGATCCGTCGCTGCACGCATCGCCGCTGAGCTGCTCGGCTAA
- a CDS encoding ATP-binding protein, translated as MSADTMSPPLTDAAVEQVIALMRTTRMPHARAVVADVLATAKAQRWDPTEVVRVLLEAEATGRNASMLATRRKRAGFPSGKTFDVWDEALSTLPAATTSFLRTLEWVRRRENLIACGPSGTGKTLLLESLGQQAIDQGMSVSWLSMEDLGALVRRHRIDDSVNKAITRATNVDLICIDDIGLLPVSADSAEGFYRVVEASYEKRSLAISSNIHPSGFDELMPKTIATATVDRLLHHAHLCQTSGESVRLMQAQNGKGTRPMN; from the coding sequence ATGAGCGCTGACACCATGTCCCCGCCCCTGACCGACGCGGCGGTGGAGCAGGTGATCGCGCTTATGCGCACGACCCGGATGCCGCACGCCCGCGCCGTCGTCGCCGATGTCCTGGCCACCGCGAAAGCCCAGCGCTGGGACCCCACCGAGGTCGTCCGTGTCCTGCTCGAAGCCGAAGCCACCGGTCGGAACGCCTCGATGCTGGCCACCCGGCGCAAACGCGCAGGTTTCCCCTCCGGGAAGACCTTCGATGTCTGGGACGAGGCTCTGTCCACCCTCCCGGCCGCAACGACATCGTTCCTGCGGACGCTGGAATGGGTGCGGCGGCGGGAGAACCTGATCGCGTGCGGGCCCTCCGGCACCGGCAAAACCCTGCTGCTGGAGTCCTTGGGCCAGCAGGCCATCGACCAGGGCATGTCCGTGTCCTGGCTGAGCATGGAAGACCTCGGTGCGCTCGTGCGCCGGCACCGCATCGATGACAGCGTGAACAAAGCCATCACCCGGGCCACCAACGTGGATTTGATCTGCATCGATGACATCGGCCTGCTGCCGGTTTCCGCGGACTCGGCCGAGGGCTTCTACCGCGTCGTGGAGGCCTCCTACGAGAAGCGGTCCCTGGCGATCAGCTCGAACATCCACCCCTCCGGGTTCGATGAGCTCATGCCCAAAACCATCGCCACCGCGACCGTTGACCGGCTTCTCCACCACGCCCACCTCTGCCAAACCAGCGGCGAGTCCGTCCGGCTCATGCAAGCCCAGAACGGGAAAGGAACCCGCCCCATGAACTAA
- a CDS encoding DUF1508 domain-containing protein — MAARFNLHFDADARVRFQLVTESGDELLTSNAFEDEDAAIAGIWTVREAAANGRIVDLTELAPENHIAS; from the coding sequence ATGGCCGCAAGATTCAATCTCCACTTTGACGCGGATGCCCGCGTGAGATTCCAACTTGTCACCGAAAGTGGAGATGAATTGCTCACCTCCAATGCTTTTGAGGACGAAGATGCGGCAATAGCAGGGATCTGGACTGTGCGCGAGGCCGCGGCCAACGGGCGCATCGTTGATCTCACAGAATTGGCGCCCGAAAACCACATCGCCAGCTAA
- a CDS encoding OPT/YSL family transporter: MAQPLNVKDDTKARHPRAFEPVTLVVTVLLSILGAVIGLHMITTIGISANTSVIGALIAMIIGRISFFGLAKMRDINRQNLAQSAISGATFAAANSLLTPIAVPFAFGRTDLVGPMLVGASMGLLIDAWILYKSFGSRFLPADAAWPPGVAAAETILAGDKGGKRALLMAAGGAIGVGASFFGLPMSAAGVALIGNVWALGMFAVGLLVSQYAPAILHFTLSSMYVPHGVMIGAGIVALVQAVRILLDKKSAKDRQKDQILARARAAAPEDPSLVSTVSAGKLRRTFASGYVLYVAGALILATLGGIWTQMSVPAVIAWILFAAVAAIVHELIVGLAAMHAGWFPAFAVTLIFLVAGLLLQIPAVPLALLVGYCAATGPAFADMGYDLKAGWILRRENRPYTAFEIEGRRQQLLSAMIGFTVAIGLVALLWNTYFTAGHLPPAAMVYADTIKAGLTNPDVIRNLILWAIPGAIIQIIGGAKRQMGVLLATGLLIGTPNAGWLVLAALLFRFIWTKYRPQNGETEVSLIGAGLIAGDSIYSVGQIFKG; encoded by the coding sequence ATGGCACAGCCTCTCAATGTCAAAGACGACACCAAAGCACGCCACCCCAGGGCCTTTGAGCCCGTGACCCTGGTGGTCACCGTTCTCCTGAGCATCCTGGGCGCCGTCATCGGCCTGCACATGATCACCACCATCGGCATCTCCGCCAATACCTCCGTCATCGGCGCACTCATCGCCATGATCATCGGCCGGATCTCGTTCTTCGGGCTGGCCAAGATGCGCGACATCAACCGGCAAAACCTCGCGCAAAGTGCCATCTCCGGTGCCACCTTCGCCGCCGCAAATTCACTGCTCACACCCATCGCGGTCCCCTTCGCATTCGGCCGGACCGACCTGGTCGGTCCCATGCTCGTCGGCGCGTCAATGGGCCTGCTGATTGACGCCTGGATCCTGTACAAGAGCTTCGGGTCCAGATTCCTCCCCGCCGACGCAGCCTGGCCTCCCGGAGTGGCCGCCGCCGAAACCATCCTCGCCGGCGACAAAGGAGGCAAACGGGCGCTCCTCATGGCCGCCGGAGGCGCCATCGGCGTAGGAGCATCCTTCTTCGGACTGCCCATGTCCGCGGCCGGAGTCGCGCTGATCGGCAACGTATGGGCCTTGGGAATGTTTGCCGTCGGGCTCTTGGTGAGCCAATACGCTCCGGCGATTCTGCACTTCACCCTCTCCTCCATGTATGTCCCGCACGGGGTCATGATCGGCGCCGGAATCGTTGCCCTGGTCCAGGCGGTCCGCATCCTCCTGGACAAAAAATCCGCCAAAGACCGGCAGAAAGACCAGATCCTGGCCCGGGCCCGCGCCGCAGCACCGGAAGACCCATCCCTCGTCTCTACCGTCAGCGCCGGCAAGCTGCGCCGCACCTTCGCCTCCGGCTACGTCCTCTACGTCGCCGGCGCCCTGATCCTTGCCACGCTCGGTGGCATCTGGACCCAAATGTCCGTCCCCGCAGTGATCGCCTGGATCCTCTTCGCCGCTGTCGCCGCGATCGTCCACGAACTCATCGTCGGCCTCGCGGCCATGCACGCCGGCTGGTTCCCCGCCTTCGCCGTGACACTGATCTTCCTCGTCGCCGGCCTGCTGCTCCAGATCCCCGCCGTACCCCTGGCCCTCCTGGTCGGATACTGCGCCGCCACCGGCCCAGCGTTCGCCGACATGGGCTACGACCTCAAAGCAGGCTGGATCCTCCGCCGAGAAAACCGGCCGTACACGGCCTTCGAAATCGAGGGCCGCCGGCAGCAATTGCTCTCCGCCATGATCGGCTTCACTGTCGCCATCGGCCTCGTCGCTCTGCTCTGGAACACCTATTTCACCGCCGGACACCTCCCGCCCGCCGCCATGGTCTACGCGGACACCATCAAAGCCGGCCTGACAAACCCTGACGTCATCCGCAACCTCATCCTCTGGGCCATCCCCGGAGCCATCATCCAGATCATCGGCGGGGCCAAACGCCAAATGGGCGTCCTGCTCGCAACAGGACTGCTCATCGGAACCCCCAACGCCGGCTGGCTCGTCCTCGCAGCCCTGCTCTTCCGCTTCATCTGGACCAAATACCGGCCGCAAAACGGAGAAACCGAAGTGTCCCTCATCGGAGCAGGCCTGATCGCCGGCGACTCTATCTATTCCGTTGGCCAGATCTTCAAAGGCTAA
- a CDS encoding DUF1177 domain-containing protein, which translates to MSWKHVLESFDLLDSPAANGEAVRNLWQNHGADDVFVETVAGHAGATDFVRVLIPGTRGKSAGGAAPTLGIIGRLGGLGARPEKIGFVSDGDGALTVVAAAAKLLEMASRGDRLEGDVIVSTHIDPDAPTQPHDPVPFMGSSIDMSINNKYEVTPDMDAIISVDTTKGNRICNHRGFAITPTIKEGWILRVAEPLLDIAEQTSGMAPVVLPITMQDITPYGNDVYHMNSIVQPCTATTAPVVGLAITTISAVPGSATGATDLGSVESAVRFVIETAKDFGRDKLAFFDDEDYAQLTARYGTMSKLQHLDQTLAAATTPA; encoded by the coding sequence ATGTCCTGGAAGCACGTGCTGGAATCCTTTGACCTGCTGGACAGCCCGGCAGCCAACGGCGAGGCGGTCAGGAATCTATGGCAGAACCACGGAGCCGATGATGTCTTCGTGGAAACCGTCGCCGGCCACGCCGGAGCCACGGACTTCGTCCGCGTTCTCATCCCGGGAACCAGAGGCAAGAGCGCCGGCGGCGCGGCGCCGACCCTCGGGATCATCGGCCGGCTCGGGGGACTGGGAGCCAGGCCTGAAAAGATCGGTTTTGTCTCCGACGGCGACGGCGCCCTGACAGTCGTGGCCGCCGCGGCCAAACTCCTGGAAATGGCCTCCCGCGGAGACCGGCTTGAGGGCGACGTCATCGTCAGCACTCATATCGACCCCGACGCCCCGACGCAACCCCACGACCCCGTCCCGTTCATGGGTTCCTCGATCGATATGTCGATCAACAACAAGTATGAAGTCACCCCGGACATGGACGCCATCATCTCCGTAGACACCACGAAGGGCAACCGCATCTGCAACCACCGCGGATTCGCCATCACCCCCACAATCAAAGAAGGGTGGATCCTGCGCGTGGCCGAGCCGCTGCTCGACATCGCCGAACAGACCTCCGGGATGGCGCCGGTGGTCCTGCCGATCACCATGCAGGACATCACCCCCTACGGCAACGACGTCTACCACATGAACTCCATCGTCCAGCCCTGCACCGCGACCACCGCGCCAGTCGTCGGGCTGGCCATCACCACCATCTCGGCCGTTCCCGGATCAGCCACCGGAGCGACCGACCTGGGCAGCGTCGAATCAGCCGTCAGGTTCGTCATCGAAACGGCCAAAGACTTCGGACGCGACAAGCTGGCGTTCTTCGACGACGAAGACTACGCACAGCTGACCGCCCGCTACGGGACCATGTCCAAGCTCCAGCACCTCGATCAAACACTCGCCGCAGCCACCACCCCGGCCTGA